Proteins found in one Papio anubis isolate 15944 chromosome 13, Panubis1.0, whole genome shotgun sequence genomic segment:
- the ZNF79 gene encoding zinc finger protein 79 isoform X1 translates to MLEEGVLPSPDPALPQEENTGEEGMAAGLLTAGPRGSTFFSSVTVAFAQEGWRCLVSTPRERYKEGIPEKSRNLVLLGLPVSQPGMNSQLERREGTWMLEGEDVRSPSPGWKIVSESPLEQALSEESFQDPHVEMPPGDSDHRTSELEKSFSLRPVLSPQQRVPVEARPRKRETHTKRFKNSEITKPHRAKPYACNECGKAFSYCSSLSQHQKSHTGEKPYECNECGKAFSQSSSLIQHQRIHTGEKPYKCSECGRAFSQNANLTKHQRTHTGEKPYRCSECEKAFSDCSALVQHQRIHTGEKPYECSDCGKAFRHSANLTNHQRTHTGEKPYKCSECGKAFSYCAAFIQHQRIHTGEKPYRCAACGKAFSQSANLTNHQRTHTGEKPYKCSECGKAFSQSTNLIIHQKTHTGEKPYKCNECGKFFSESSALIRHHIIHTGEKPYECNECGKAFNQSSSLSQHQRIHTGVKPYECSECGKAFRCSSAFIRHQRLHAGE, encoded by the exons ATGCTGGAGGAAGGAG taCTGCCTTCCCCAGACCCTGCCCTTCCCCAAGAGGAAAACACAGGAGAGGAAGGAATGGCTGCTGGTCTCCTCACAGCTGGGCCCCGG GGATCCACATTCTTCAGCAGTGTGACAGTAGCTTTTGCACAAGAAGGGTGGAGGTGCCTCGTGTCTACTCCGAGGGAGAGGTACAAGGAGGGGATACCAGAAAAGTCCAGGAACCTTGTCCTACTAG GACTTCCAGTTTCCCAGCCTGGCATGAACTCCCAGTTGGAACGAAGGGAAGGCACATGGATGCTGGAGGGCGAAGACGTGCGAAGTCCCTCTCCAG gctggaAGATTGTATCTGAATCACCACTAGAGCAAGCCCTTTCTGAAGAATCATTCCAAGACCCACATGTAGAGATGCCCCCTGGGGATTCAGACCACAGGACCAGTGAGCTTGAGAAGAGCTTCAGCCTGAGACCAGTCCTCTCTCCGCAACAGAGAGTGCCCGTGGAAGCGAGACCTCGCAAACGTGAGACGCACACCAAGCGCTTCAAGAACTCGGAAATCACGAAACCTCACAGAGCGAAACCGTATgcatgtaatgaatgtggcaaagccttcagTTACTGTTCTTCCCTTTCTCAGCATCAGAAGagccacactggagagaagccctatgAGTGCAATgagtgtgggaaggccttcagcCAGAGCTCCTCTCTCATTCAGCACCAGAggattcacactggagagaaaccttacaagtgcaGTGAATGTGGAAGAGCCTTCAGCCAGAACGCCAACCTCACCAAACACCAGCGAACTCACACCGGAGAAAAGCCCTACAGATGCAGCGAGTGTGAGAAAGCCTTCAGTGACTGCTCAGCTCTTGTTcagcatcagagaattcataccgGAGAGAAGCCCTACGAATGCAGCGACTGTGGGAAGGCCTTCCGTCACAGCGCAAACCTCACGAACCACCAGAGGACTCACACTGGGGAGAAGCCCTACAAGTGCAGCgagtgtgggaaggccttcagTTACTGCGCAGCGTTCATTCAGCACCAGAGGATTCACACTGGGGAGAAGCCCTACAGATGTGCTGcatgtgggaaggccttcagcCAGAGTGCAAACCTCACAAACCATCAGAGGACTCACACCGGGGAGAAACCCTACAAGTGCAGCgagtgtgggaaggccttcagcCAGAGTACGAATCTCATAATCCACCAAAAGACCCACACCGGGGAGAAGCCATATAAATGTAACGAATGTGGGAAATTCTTCAGTGAAAGCTCAGCCCTCATTCGACATCACATAATCCACACCGGAGAAAAACCTTATGAGTGTAACGAGTGTGGTAAAGCGTTTAACCAGAGCTCATCCCTTAGTCAGCATCAGAGAATCCACACAGGCGTGAAACCCTATGAATGCAGCGAGTGTGGGAAGGCCTTCCGGTGCAGCTCTGCCTTCATCAGACATCAGAGACTCCACGCCGGAGAGTAA
- the ZNF79 gene encoding zinc finger protein 79 isoform X2: MDTLLPSPDPALPQEENTGEEGMAAGLLTAGPRGSTFFSSVTVAFAQEGWRCLVSTPRERYKEGIPEKSRNLVLLGLPVSQPGMNSQLERREGTWMLEGEDVRSPSPGWKIVSESPLEQALSEESFQDPHVEMPPGDSDHRTSELEKSFSLRPVLSPQQRVPVEARPRKRETHTKRFKNSEITKPHRAKPYACNECGKAFSYCSSLSQHQKSHTGEKPYECNECGKAFSQSSSLIQHQRIHTGEKPYKCSECGRAFSQNANLTKHQRTHTGEKPYRCSECEKAFSDCSALVQHQRIHTGEKPYECSDCGKAFRHSANLTNHQRTHTGEKPYKCSECGKAFSYCAAFIQHQRIHTGEKPYRCAACGKAFSQSANLTNHQRTHTGEKPYKCSECGKAFSQSTNLIIHQKTHTGEKPYKCNECGKFFSESSALIRHHIIHTGEKPYECNECGKAFNQSSSLSQHQRIHTGVKPYECSECGKAFRCSSAFIRHQRLHAGE, encoded by the exons ATGGATACTT taCTGCCTTCCCCAGACCCTGCCCTTCCCCAAGAGGAAAACACAGGAGAGGAAGGAATGGCTGCTGGTCTCCTCACAGCTGGGCCCCGG GGATCCACATTCTTCAGCAGTGTGACAGTAGCTTTTGCACAAGAAGGGTGGAGGTGCCTCGTGTCTACTCCGAGGGAGAGGTACAAGGAGGGGATACCAGAAAAGTCCAGGAACCTTGTCCTACTAG GACTTCCAGTTTCCCAGCCTGGCATGAACTCCCAGTTGGAACGAAGGGAAGGCACATGGATGCTGGAGGGCGAAGACGTGCGAAGTCCCTCTCCAG gctggaAGATTGTATCTGAATCACCACTAGAGCAAGCCCTTTCTGAAGAATCATTCCAAGACCCACATGTAGAGATGCCCCCTGGGGATTCAGACCACAGGACCAGTGAGCTTGAGAAGAGCTTCAGCCTGAGACCAGTCCTCTCTCCGCAACAGAGAGTGCCCGTGGAAGCGAGACCTCGCAAACGTGAGACGCACACCAAGCGCTTCAAGAACTCGGAAATCACGAAACCTCACAGAGCGAAACCGTATgcatgtaatgaatgtggcaaagccttcagTTACTGTTCTTCCCTTTCTCAGCATCAGAAGagccacactggagagaagccctatgAGTGCAATgagtgtgggaaggccttcagcCAGAGCTCCTCTCTCATTCAGCACCAGAggattcacactggagagaaaccttacaagtgcaGTGAATGTGGAAGAGCCTTCAGCCAGAACGCCAACCTCACCAAACACCAGCGAACTCACACCGGAGAAAAGCCCTACAGATGCAGCGAGTGTGAGAAAGCCTTCAGTGACTGCTCAGCTCTTGTTcagcatcagagaattcataccgGAGAGAAGCCCTACGAATGCAGCGACTGTGGGAAGGCCTTCCGTCACAGCGCAAACCTCACGAACCACCAGAGGACTCACACTGGGGAGAAGCCCTACAAGTGCAGCgagtgtgggaaggccttcagTTACTGCGCAGCGTTCATTCAGCACCAGAGGATTCACACTGGGGAGAAGCCCTACAGATGTGCTGcatgtgggaaggccttcagcCAGAGTGCAAACCTCACAAACCATCAGAGGACTCACACCGGGGAGAAACCCTACAAGTGCAGCgagtgtgggaaggccttcagcCAGAGTACGAATCTCATAATCCACCAAAAGACCCACACCGGGGAGAAGCCATATAAATGTAACGAATGTGGGAAATTCTTCAGTGAAAGCTCAGCCCTCATTCGACATCACATAATCCACACCGGAGAAAAACCTTATGAGTGTAACGAGTGTGGTAAAGCGTTTAACCAGAGCTCATCCCTTAGTCAGCATCAGAGAATCCACACAGGCGTGAAACCCTATGAATGCAGCGAGTGTGGGAAGGCCTTCCGGTGCAGCTCTGCCTTCATCAGACATCAGAGACTCCACGCCGGAGAGTAA
- the ZNF79 gene encoding zinc finger protein 79 isoform X3 yields the protein MAAGLLTAGPRGSTFFSSVTVAFAQEGWRCLVSTPRERYKEGIPEKSRNLVLLGLPVSQPGMNSQLERREGTWMLEGEDVRSPSPGWKIVSESPLEQALSEESFQDPHVEMPPGDSDHRTSELEKSFSLRPVLSPQQRVPVEARPRKRETHTKRFKNSEITKPHRAKPYACNECGKAFSYCSSLSQHQKSHTGEKPYECNECGKAFSQSSSLIQHQRIHTGEKPYKCSECGRAFSQNANLTKHQRTHTGEKPYRCSECEKAFSDCSALVQHQRIHTGEKPYECSDCGKAFRHSANLTNHQRTHTGEKPYKCSECGKAFSYCAAFIQHQRIHTGEKPYRCAACGKAFSQSANLTNHQRTHTGEKPYKCSECGKAFSQSTNLIIHQKTHTGEKPYKCNECGKFFSESSALIRHHIIHTGEKPYECNECGKAFNQSSSLSQHQRIHTGVKPYECSECGKAFRCSSAFIRHQRLHAGE from the exons ATGGCTGCTGGTCTCCTCACAGCTGGGCCCCGG GGATCCACATTCTTCAGCAGTGTGACAGTAGCTTTTGCACAAGAAGGGTGGAGGTGCCTCGTGTCTACTCCGAGGGAGAGGTACAAGGAGGGGATACCAGAAAAGTCCAGGAACCTTGTCCTACTAG GACTTCCAGTTTCCCAGCCTGGCATGAACTCCCAGTTGGAACGAAGGGAAGGCACATGGATGCTGGAGGGCGAAGACGTGCGAAGTCCCTCTCCAG gctggaAGATTGTATCTGAATCACCACTAGAGCAAGCCCTTTCTGAAGAATCATTCCAAGACCCACATGTAGAGATGCCCCCTGGGGATTCAGACCACAGGACCAGTGAGCTTGAGAAGAGCTTCAGCCTGAGACCAGTCCTCTCTCCGCAACAGAGAGTGCCCGTGGAAGCGAGACCTCGCAAACGTGAGACGCACACCAAGCGCTTCAAGAACTCGGAAATCACGAAACCTCACAGAGCGAAACCGTATgcatgtaatgaatgtggcaaagccttcagTTACTGTTCTTCCCTTTCTCAGCATCAGAAGagccacactggagagaagccctatgAGTGCAATgagtgtgggaaggccttcagcCAGAGCTCCTCTCTCATTCAGCACCAGAggattcacactggagagaaaccttacaagtgcaGTGAATGTGGAAGAGCCTTCAGCCAGAACGCCAACCTCACCAAACACCAGCGAACTCACACCGGAGAAAAGCCCTACAGATGCAGCGAGTGTGAGAAAGCCTTCAGTGACTGCTCAGCTCTTGTTcagcatcagagaattcataccgGAGAGAAGCCCTACGAATGCAGCGACTGTGGGAAGGCCTTCCGTCACAGCGCAAACCTCACGAACCACCAGAGGACTCACACTGGGGAGAAGCCCTACAAGTGCAGCgagtgtgggaaggccttcagTTACTGCGCAGCGTTCATTCAGCACCAGAGGATTCACACTGGGGAGAAGCCCTACAGATGTGCTGcatgtgggaaggccttcagcCAGAGTGCAAACCTCACAAACCATCAGAGGACTCACACCGGGGAGAAACCCTACAAGTGCAGCgagtgtgggaaggccttcagcCAGAGTACGAATCTCATAATCCACCAAAAGACCCACACCGGGGAGAAGCCATATAAATGTAACGAATGTGGGAAATTCTTCAGTGAAAGCTCAGCCCTCATTCGACATCACATAATCCACACCGGAGAAAAACCTTATGAGTGTAACGAGTGTGGTAAAGCGTTTAACCAGAGCTCATCCCTTAGTCAGCATCAGAGAATCCACACAGGCGTGAAACCCTATGAATGCAGCGAGTGTGGGAAGGCCTTCCGGTGCAGCTCTGCCTTCATCAGACATCAGAGACTCCACGCCGGAGAGTAA
- the ZNF79 gene encoding zinc finger protein 79 isoform X4: protein MNSQLERREGTWMLEGEDVRSPSPGWKIVSESPLEQALSEESFQDPHVEMPPGDSDHRTSELEKSFSLRPVLSPQQRVPVEARPRKRETHTKRFKNSEITKPHRAKPYACNECGKAFSYCSSLSQHQKSHTGEKPYECNECGKAFSQSSSLIQHQRIHTGEKPYKCSECGRAFSQNANLTKHQRTHTGEKPYRCSECEKAFSDCSALVQHQRIHTGEKPYECSDCGKAFRHSANLTNHQRTHTGEKPYKCSECGKAFSYCAAFIQHQRIHTGEKPYRCAACGKAFSQSANLTNHQRTHTGEKPYKCSECGKAFSQSTNLIIHQKTHTGEKPYKCNECGKFFSESSALIRHHIIHTGEKPYECNECGKAFNQSSSLSQHQRIHTGVKPYECSECGKAFRCSSAFIRHQRLHAGE from the exons ATGAACTCCCAGTTGGAACGAAGGGAAGGCACATGGATGCTGGAGGGCGAAGACGTGCGAAGTCCCTCTCCAG gctggaAGATTGTATCTGAATCACCACTAGAGCAAGCCCTTTCTGAAGAATCATTCCAAGACCCACATGTAGAGATGCCCCCTGGGGATTCAGACCACAGGACCAGTGAGCTTGAGAAGAGCTTCAGCCTGAGACCAGTCCTCTCTCCGCAACAGAGAGTGCCCGTGGAAGCGAGACCTCGCAAACGTGAGACGCACACCAAGCGCTTCAAGAACTCGGAAATCACGAAACCTCACAGAGCGAAACCGTATgcatgtaatgaatgtggcaaagccttcagTTACTGTTCTTCCCTTTCTCAGCATCAGAAGagccacactggagagaagccctatgAGTGCAATgagtgtgggaaggccttcagcCAGAGCTCCTCTCTCATTCAGCACCAGAggattcacactggagagaaaccttacaagtgcaGTGAATGTGGAAGAGCCTTCAGCCAGAACGCCAACCTCACCAAACACCAGCGAACTCACACCGGAGAAAAGCCCTACAGATGCAGCGAGTGTGAGAAAGCCTTCAGTGACTGCTCAGCTCTTGTTcagcatcagagaattcataccgGAGAGAAGCCCTACGAATGCAGCGACTGTGGGAAGGCCTTCCGTCACAGCGCAAACCTCACGAACCACCAGAGGACTCACACTGGGGAGAAGCCCTACAAGTGCAGCgagtgtgggaaggccttcagTTACTGCGCAGCGTTCATTCAGCACCAGAGGATTCACACTGGGGAGAAGCCCTACAGATGTGCTGcatgtgggaaggccttcagcCAGAGTGCAAACCTCACAAACCATCAGAGGACTCACACCGGGGAGAAACCCTACAAGTGCAGCgagtgtgggaaggccttcagcCAGAGTACGAATCTCATAATCCACCAAAAGACCCACACCGGGGAGAAGCCATATAAATGTAACGAATGTGGGAAATTCTTCAGTGAAAGCTCAGCCCTCATTCGACATCACATAATCCACACCGGAGAAAAACCTTATGAGTGTAACGAGTGTGGTAAAGCGTTTAACCAGAGCTCATCCCTTAGTCAGCATCAGAGAATCCACACAGGCGTGAAACCCTATGAATGCAGCGAGTGTGGGAAGGCCTTCCGGTGCAGCTCTGCCTTCATCAGACATCAGAGACTCCACGCCGGAGAGTAA
- the RPL12 gene encoding 60S ribosomal protein L12 isoform X2: MPPKFDPNEIKVVYLRCTGGEVGATSALAPKIGPLGLSPKKVGDDIAKATGDWKGLRITVKLTIQNRQAQIEVVPSASALIIKALKEPPRDRKKQKNIKHSGNITFDEIINIARQMRHRSLARELSGTIKEILGTAQSVGCNVDGRHPHDIIDDINSGAVECPAS; this comes from the exons ATGCCGCCGAAGTTCGACCCCAACGAGATCAAAGTCG TATACCTGAGGTGCACCGGAGGTGAAGTCGGTGCCACTTCTGCGCTGGCCCCCAAGATCGGCCCCCTGGGTCTG TCTCCGAAAAAGGTTGGTGATGACATTGCCAAGGCAACGGGTGACTGGAAGGGCCTGAGGATTACAGTGAAACTGACCATTCAGAACAGACAGGCCCAG ATTGAGGTGGtgccttctgcctctgccctgaTCATCAAAGCCCTCAAGGAACcaccaagagacagaaagaaacagaaaaaca tTAAACACAGTGGGAACATCACTTTTGATGAGATCATCAACATTGCTCGACAGATGCGACACCGATCCTTAGCCAGAGAACTCTCTG GAACCATTAAAGAGATCCTGGGGACTGCCCAGTCTGTGGGCTGTAATGTTGATGGCCGCCACCCTCATGACATCATAGATGACATCAACAGTGGTGCTGTGGAATGCCCAGCC AGTTAA
- the RPL12 gene encoding 60S ribosomal protein L12 isoform X1: MPPKFDPNEIKVVYLRCTGGEVGATSALAPKIGPLGLSPKKVGDDIAKATGDWKGLRITVKLTIQNRQAQIEVVPSASALIIKALKEPPRDRKKQKNIKHSGNITFDEIINIARQMRHRSLARELSGTIKEILGTAQSVGCNVDGRHPHDIIDDINSGAVECPAVSDFFASFSIVTIGAKGGPPNVFTEISWEVLEMVTGGVGIILLNFPFY; encoded by the exons ATGCCGCCGAAGTTCGACCCCAACGAGATCAAAGTCG TATACCTGAGGTGCACCGGAGGTGAAGTCGGTGCCACTTCTGCGCTGGCCCCCAAGATCGGCCCCCTGGGTCTG TCTCCGAAAAAGGTTGGTGATGACATTGCCAAGGCAACGGGTGACTGGAAGGGCCTGAGGATTACAGTGAAACTGACCATTCAGAACAGACAGGCCCAG ATTGAGGTGGtgccttctgcctctgccctgaTCATCAAAGCCCTCAAGGAACcaccaagagacagaaagaaacagaaaaaca tTAAACACAGTGGGAACATCACTTTTGATGAGATCATCAACATTGCTCGACAGATGCGACACCGATCCTTAGCCAGAGAACTCTCTG GAACCATTAAAGAGATCCTGGGGACTGCCCAGTCTGTGGGCTGTAATGTTGATGGCCGCCACCCTCATGACATCATAGATGACATCAACAGTGGTGCTGTGGAATGCCCAGCCGTAAGTGacttttttgcttcattttccaTTGTTACAATAGGGGCAAAAGGGGGGCCACCCAATGTATTCACAGAGATAAGCTGGGAAGTTTTGGAAATGGTCACTGGTGGGGTTGGGATAATCCTTTTAAACTTTCCCTTTTACTGa